Proteins co-encoded in one Thamnophis elegans isolate rThaEle1 chromosome 1, rThaEle1.pri, whole genome shotgun sequence genomic window:
- the FKBP7 gene encoding peptidyl-prolyl cis-trans isomerase FKBP7: protein MQSERRKKSQRPHAFSSLEKGEGVERGAGGKETGARHTYYAFYASAGTGQNSEAALRRRSIFGHAPLGSRDVEQCCYSATQPEDQFCSQRTNFATMAFRAGLCFLLLAFALLLLPSYEQKAVSPPAEDVQIEILHVPEVCEPKSKKGDLLNAHYDGFLGSNKTKFYCSRTQNDGHPKWFVLGVGQVIKGLDIAMMNMCPGEKRKVIIPPSLGYGEQGYEPAKIPPNATLIFEIELYAVSKGPRSVETFSQIDLDSDKKLSKEEINHYLKKEFERDGEKRDSSVQNDILVDIFKKNDHDGDGFISAKEYNVYQHDEL from the exons ATGCAAAGTGAACGCCGTAAAAAGTCCCAACGACCGCACGCTTTCTCTAGCctagaaaagggggaaggggtgGAAAGAGGGGCGGGGGGCAAAGAAACAGGCGCGAGGCACACCTACTACGCCTTTTACGCATCTGCCGGAACAGGGCAAAACAGCGAAGCGGCTTTGCGTAGACGGAGCATCTTCGGCCACGCCCCACTCGGCTCCCGTGACGTCGAACAATGCTGCTATAGTGCCACGCAGCCAGAGGACCAGTTTTGCAGCCAGAGGACCAATTTTGCAACTATGGCTTTCCGCGCGGGACTCTGCTTTCTCCTGCTGGCGtttgctctcctcctccttccgtcCTACGAGCAGAAGGCAGTGAGTCCCCCTGCAGAAGATGTCCAGATAGAAATCTTGCACGTCCCCGAGGTCTGCGAGCCCAAGAGCAAAAAGGGTGATTTACTCAATGCCCATTACGACGGTTTCCTAGGCAGTAATAAGACCAAGTTTTACTGCAG TCGCACACAAAATGATGGCCATCCAAAATGGTTTGTCCTTGGTGTTGGCCAAGTCATTAAAGGCTTAGATATTGCAATGATGAATATGTGTCCTGGAGAGAAACGAAAAGTGATCATTCCTCCTTCACTTGGCTATGGAGAACAAGGCTATG AACCAGCAAAGATCCCACCCAATGCAACACTGATCTTCGAAATTGAATTGTATGCAGTAAGTAAAGGGCCACGGAGTGttgaaacattttctcaaatagACCTGGATAGTGACAAAAAGCTTTCAAAGGAAGAG ataaatcattatttgaagaaagaatttgaaagagaTGGCGAAAAACGGGATTCTTCTGTTCAAAATGATATTTTGGtagatatatttaaaaagaatgacCATGATGGTGATGGCTTCATATCTGCCAAAGAATACAATGTCTACCAGCATGATGAACTATAA